The segment aaaataagAGGAGGTTGCATATAGGGGAAAGAATTACAAGAAAGAAGATGACCGAAAATTAGTCGGAGATGACCGTCGTCGGAAAATGCATACTTCAACCAGAAACCTACAACAACAAATCATAAGAACGTAATACGAAACAGGTTAAATAGtatattttgtaaataataataataataataataataaatacaacataaaaacattGTTACCTTTTTAAGGCATTCTCCCATGTTTTAATAAATACTCCATCCGTCCCATATTAATAATCAATGttttctttttggtttgtccAAAAATAATggtatacttttaaaaataaatatccattttaccaaaataccccagtTAAACTACCATGAAATTACATACAACTAGCATAAAATTAAATGCAACAAAAAAGATAAAGCTatcatttcatttaaaaaaagttaatagTAAATAATATTTACTTAATCTGTGTGtttgtggacaataattttggaaATTGTGTTGGTGAAAACTCCAAAGCATCTTTCGAACCATAACCAAACAAGTTATTTCCATAAAATAAGAGAGAAATTATACAAAACATAAAGTTAACCAACCAACTTTCCATTTCTTTGATAACCTTTTAAGTAAACAATAATTCATCATCAAAACAACAACTAATCTTGCCAACACTCAAATTCAACACTACATTAATCATCATCATTCAATATGTGATGTACATCTAAACATAAAAACAACTCCTTATATAtcccaaaaaaaaaattctcactGTTTTGCTTCTTCTGCTTTTGGTTCTACTTTTGCTTCTTCTTCTGGTTTtggttcttgttcttgttctggTTCTGCCCTATTCAACTCAACCTGCCCGGCCCCACTCTCAGGTCCTACTTTTTCTTCAATCTTGATTTCAGTCTCCTTCACAGGCTCCACCTGGGTCCCAGTTACCTCTTTTGGACCTTCTTGGGTCGGACCCGGAACCACAAAACCCGGACCAGGTACGGGTACGGGTCCTTCTTGGGTCGGACCCAATGGTCCAAAACTCGGACCCGGTACGGGTACGGGTCCTGGGCCTTGTGGAAGAATGGCGGACCCTGTTTGGGCCAAATAAGATTGCAGCCATTGAAGAAGTTGATGATCGAGTGGAGTAGAAGTGGAAGCATTAGTATTCTGAGTAACTGTTTGAAGAAGGGCAGGATACAGTGCTTCAAGTGCAGGATAAAGAGCCTGGAGAGCCGCCTGTCCCAAAGTAGCTTGCTGTTCCTGAAACCTTTGAagattaaaaacatgttttttaccTTTCAAATGGCTGTCAAATGTGGGACCCGATTCACATTTCACATCACAAAGCTCGCAAATAAAAGGTACGATTTCCTTCTGTTTCTTCACTGCCTCAACCGGTTTCCGTTCCACTTCCCTCGTCTTTCTCTTTAACCCGTTCTGATTCTGTTGTTGTTCGGATTCCGGGGCGGGGGGAATCTGTGATTCCTGAGTTTTGGCTGCGAGTTTCTGTAAATCTTCTTGGATTTTTAgattctttttatgttttttcccGTTTCTATGGTTTTCGAGTATTTCAAGAGTGTTGCAATCAACCCGACAAAGTTCACACCATGCCATAGCTCGTGGTTTTGGCTCGGTGGTGATTTTACCACTTCGCCCTTTGCCCCGGCCTCTTCCTTGACCGCCGCCCCGAAACCCTCCTCTGCCCGTGCCTCTGCCCGAACCGCTAAATTGACCTTGCCCGTTCTGCAATATAACTCGGTCACACACAAGGGTATAAACGTAAATCAGGATGCAACGAGGGTGTTAATTAATGAAGTTTCAAGTTAAAcagttgtatatatatattatatagcaAGAAATACTATTATCCCACTAAAAATATTTTGGTGTTGTTTCTTTTATGTAGACAAGAGTTAAGTGTTTATCTATCATTTACTTAATGGAGAAAGAACTACCTAATAATGAAAATTCAAGTAAAGGAAGCTTTCCCCATTAAGTTGTAACCTTTTACATATTTCTTTCCTTCCATTTTCCCAAGTGTACTTATCGGtttcttaaatattttttaagCATCGTTTATCCAAACAATACTTAATGGgaaaaaaacaaagaagaaatagGCCCCTTACTATCGAATTCTAAACCGTAGATTTGGTCTTCAAAGTTGAGATGTATGCATTGGTGCATACATTATTAAGAAAGAAAATGTTAACTTTAGAGGTGAAGCAAACTACATTTCAAATACAAAATGATATGGATTTTTTGCAAACCAATATCTATTTTGATGTTGAAATTTAGTAACACTACCTTGAAAGTTACATTGTATCCCTTTTGGGGGGTGGGGAAGCAGGAGTGATATTACCGTTAGTTTACTCTACAGTTCACATTTTCTATGCAATGCCCGTTTTTGAAGAACTAAGGACGAACTCGTAATTTTCCATGAAATTCAAGAAGATCCATCTTCCATCAACAAAGAAACTGCTGCAAGAAGCTATGAGTGATTCAGCATGCCTCGAGAAGCTTGAATATGAAATCCTGAAGAAAGGTTCATCAACCAACGAGCAAAATACAAGTTTCCAATGATACCCTTTAGGCCCTATTTGTTACACATGACATGAAAGCTCAAGATATCTCTTGTTTGGAAAAAAAGACATGGATGCCACATTGCCACCTCATCATCAAAAATAGCCCTAGAAAGTTTGTTCAGTCCCATGTAACAAAAGCAGCCTTAAGGTATAAAGATCATTGGATGACTGTTTAGAATGACAGCTTTGGCTACAGTTTCGTGTCTGAATGGCTGTCTAAAACCAAAAGGGCTTCCTTTCCCACAAGAACTATAAAGCAACCATAACAATGAGGGTATTTAGTATTTACAAGTTTTCAATAAATCTTGCCTCTTGTAAACTTCCAAATGGTTGCTTTAGGGTTTTGTGGAGGCTTAGTAGGTGCAATCTATTTTTGTGGTTAATACTTAATAGCAGAGGTGTTTAAAAGTTCAACTAATCAATTTTAAAACTTTGCCCCTATTGTACAGAAGCCTCTTCTTCACTTCTACAAGATGAGAAATATTTATGTATCATATCAacagtcaaaatatgcaaaattTTCAACAAAATTAAGAGCTTGTGTTGTGGCTAATCGGTTCTTCAGGGGGGAAAAACAAGCTTTAAGTAGAATTAATAGGTGTTTGAGCTTGAACAGAAGTCATTCCAATGGCTGTTATCCAAGAAAGCTGTCAAGCTCAGCTGATAGGTTTTGAATTTTGGGAATAAAAAAAGTGTGGTTCACAATTTTATATGCTGTAGTAAGATGagttttcttttttacttaatgggcTTAAAACACTGAGTGAACCCCATCTAATCATGCCAAACTTAAAGAATTAAAAGCGTTGCCTAATGCTAAATTTTCCAAACTAATTTTTTTACTTATCATTCTAATAACAAGATGATGATGACAACATGTGGCAAAATCAAATAGAAAAATAAAGGTTTAGACGTTGCCAAGTTTCAATATCTTGTTATAAGGAGGATCAGTTTGAAGGATTTAGGAATATTGTTCCAATAAAATTAGATCCACCGTCGCATAGTTTAAAGACGTTTATTGGTGTTGATAGGTTTGTGATAAAGCAATGCCTAGCCCATAACTCTCAACTCAAGTCAAGGTGCCATTTTAGTTACTTCACCACCCTCATCGTCTCTAAGTTGAAaacaattaaaacaaaaaatctaGGGAtgaaaatcatataacatacgGCCAACTAAGCAATTGGGTAAAAAGATCAGCAAGTATAGAAGTCTCAAACCCCCCAGAGCTCCATTTTGCATCAAGACTcagttataaaatattaaaatggtAACTTGATATACCTAAATAAATGCATAACAGAATCCGAATTCATCAAATACCCTATAACGAGAGTGTAATTCTTGAAAATCCCAAGTCATAGTTATTTAGTGAACAAAAACAATTATGGTTACCGGTGGGTACAACGCAGTAAGCCCAAATTCACCGGTTTGCCCCTGCGGCTGCCATTGATGTTGACCCTGATGTACCATACCCGCATCGGGATAACTCAACTGCTGCGGCTGCGGTTGCGGTTgcggttgctgttgttgttggtaGTAAGGGTCATTCTGAAAATGGGGTTGAGCATAGCCTTGCTGGTAAGCAGCGATATGATTAGGATCGTTCTGAACCGGAACACCAGGTGGGTGAATCGGAGCGGGTTCTTGTTCTGGGTGGGGTTGATAAACAGGATTAGGATTAGGGTATTGTTGTTGGGGGATTTGAGGAGGATAATAGGGGTAAGGTTGAGGTTGGTTGTAGAGGTAAGGATCTTGGGTTGGAGGTTGAATTTGCGCAGAAGGTGGTGGAGGGTAGGTTGGAGCAGCAGCGTAGGGATCCATGGCTATTCCGCTAATTCTTCCTGTGAAGAGAAAGGGAAATTGTGTGAATAGGTTGGATTTAACCGATTATTATTCGTGTGTTAGGAGGATATCTAGAGTACCACTTTTGATGCGTAAAGTACATTACATTCGGGTTGTACTGTACCCAACCAAAGCCCATGGGTCTCTCCATACCCGATTTAAATTGGTAACCAAATCAATATATGATCCAATTGTTTTTTTATCATTGTTGTTTCTTATGCTAAAGAAATAACCCGATTCGGTCCATATTGTTAAATTAATCACAAAAATGGTTCATTTTAGTTTGCCAAATTTATTAATCAGTCGAAACTTATTTCGCTTGATTCCCTATATTAAAATCTTTTTCTTAATGTTTGTCAATAAAAACGTGTTTTAAAAGTATTTGTCttgatttggtaattatcttttgatttataATTAAAGCTCTTTTACTTCTTGTATCAAGAAACACATTTTTCTATGATTTGTAGTTTTGTTTTTGCATCATATATACATGTCAATGaatcttaggtgttgtttgttttttcgaaacgAAAACGTCTGAAGTCTATGAACCACATCTGCAACTCTTTGTAATAGAAGAGATGGGCAAAATGGTTATAGCCTGTAATAAgaagtttatttgttttttaacatctgtagTTAAAAATAATTCTAAATCAAAAAGTTATTTAGTTTAATCATATGCAAATCAAATATAAAGATAATGGTGATGATATGAGTTTTAAAgatgtttatataaaataattaaaggaAAAGGACACATTAGCCCTACAATATATTGCACATTTGCGCATTCAATCCCTTaacttattttcatgttttatgaATGAATAAATTGGTTTTTGTCTAGTCTATTTGGTTATTTTGCACATAGACTTTGACCATGAACAACCCTACTTTTTTTACCTGACCTCTCGTTTCTCCTCcaaacccatgagtttactatTTTATTCATCAATATCTCGTACTCATTCACCGATTATTCATTCCTTTTAACCTATCTGAATTAAAATTATATTGCATCATCGGTGAATCGTATTAGTTTATTATCAATGATTGATTTCAACTCTTGAATTAACTTgtcatggatttagggttttctctattGTTGAGTTATTGGTTTTTTCGGTTCACATTCTCAAATTTCACTCATATCCATGTTTGTTTCATCAGTTGGATCTTGATTAGTGGGGAAGATTGAAAGTTTATTTGGGTTTAGATGCAAGTTGAATGAAGTTTgaaaaggagatgaagaagaatcGAAATGTGTTTTCTATTGTATGATTTTTCTCTTGTGATACGGTAGAGTGTCGTATCCGTGTGTAGAAGATGTCGCCTGAGATAGTATAAGCAATCGTCCGACGAGTGCAGAGGTGATATGTGGTGCACGACTGTAGGTGGTGGGACTATGTGGTTCTTGAATGTGAAAAGTTTGGTTGAATATGTGATTGTGGGTGGGCTTTAGTTTTGGCAACGAGGGGGTTGCAGGTGACAATGAAGCAAGTGAAGAAGCCAGAGTTATGGAGAGTTCTGATGGTTCCATGGATGTCGGTAGCTGGCACTGCTGATAAGGCTTGAGGGAATGGATATGATAGAGGGTGCACTCCCTTGCCACATCAACTTGGAATACCACCCCTCCCTATGGTTTTGGTGCAGTGGAGACCGCACTGTGGCACTCCAAAGGATCACTCCTCTCTTTCAATTAACATTCCAATTGAACGTTGATtggtcaaatttaaaaaaaaaatgtttttttttcttttttaaaccttttaaattgGGTGTGACACCACTCCTtgggtgtaacatccataaaattcatgaaaattttaaacttttcaaacattcaaaaaccatccattatttacaaattgttttcaaaataatccaatatcagagttttcccagaaatcaCAACATGAAAAACGAAGAGGTgcatgatcaagccttcgccttcccacgataaTCTAAAGTAActgaaacaaaatccacaactgtaagcccgaagcttagtgattttcccCCAAAATTCTGATACATAACAAATAGTACAcataataacaacatgtaatgggtccacaactttacagactgAATTACCCCCGAGCCCACAGCATGAGCCTGGCTTGCCTATCGAGCCCACAACATGAGCCTGGCTTGCCTATCGGGCCCACAGCTCATGTATggattgctcccgagcccacagcaTAAGTCTAGCTTGCCCCTTGGTCCCACAACTTATGTTTGGCTTGCTCCCCCAGTCATTGGAATGGAATAAAAAAGAttagcccacagtacgagtctgtcATGCCCTGTCCggccctcaactcatatatgGAATGCTCataagtcctcagtatgagtctggcatgccctcctTAGCCCTCATCTCATATCTGGTATACTCCAGGGTTTGGTGGCTACAACacagagcagtacaacctcaacccaatccACACAACATATCAACATGTAACAAATAAATACGTATACAGATAATCAGACAGTATCACAGGtaatcctacagatctaccagactagcatatcaaactagcatgcatatctaactCATACTCATCATATCAATAACTATAATGATATTAATCcaatgggccaaccttggtgccttcgactcctAAGTATATTGAGGAAAACTTGCCTCACAAGTAGTGTTGAACTGGTAATATCAATCCCAACTCATAGCTCCAACTCAACTTCCTACAATCACCAACGACTACTTcattaaaatcccaaaataccctcaaaagtcaaacttggtcaaccatggtcaaagtcaaagtcaacaatcaaggttaacagtctatgttgacccaactcgtcaagtgcatcttctgactcgtcaagttccttcatGTCTAAGAAATTTATGAAAAGCTCGAGGCAACACGACAAGTTAccagagcaactcgtcgagttctttagcatccagaaagcgggaaaacccgaaccaactcgtcgagttttcctagcCTTAATGCATTCAGACACTTCCAAGCAAAACCAAAGCCCCAAATTATAGATCTGGTCCCTTAAGactgaaataccacgtaaagttgctagctTTACGTCCATGTATGGCATCAAGAGGGCTAAAACACTCAAATACGGCTTATCAAGGGACCTAGGGCATGAAGGAGGTccaagacttgataaagttggcaactttaagtccatggaggccatgagatgtccagatctgaaaccatggcttcataacatgctcaaatccaagaatgGTCCCAAAATAAGCTAATAATGGCCATAACTTTCAAAAGAAGAGATCTAGAAAAAAAGGATGATCAAGATaacgactttatacctccaagtggtTGCAACAACACTGAAAACCCCAGATCTAAAGCTCCCCCATTAGCCTTTGCACCACCAACATCAAGCTCCTTCAAGAAAAGCACCAAAGAATTCTCTTTAAGCTCATACACACTCAAAATGGGGAAAGATgcacgattagggttttctctggactGAGGGGACGATGAGGGAGGCTAACAATGAGATTTAAGgccattaaatagggtgcaaaccctaaaatttagggttttcatgttcaaccttcaacttgtcgagttggtgccttccaactcgtcgagtagacattTAAAGATATGCGTGCATTAAATACTCTACATGACGAGTTAGAgcctctctactcgtcgagttgccctgaaaatataaatataaagctTTAAATTTATACCTAAAGATTAGGATGTTACATTGGGTGTGGCATGAAACTACACTTTTGTGGTAATTGTTGACGTGTCGCCTACGTGGTAGTGAAGGAAATGTAACTTTTATGGCACCACTCCCTCTGGTCTAATTTGTTCATAATGGGTTCGATTGATTGATCAGAGGATCAATGTTGATTAGGAGGGGTTAATAGTGGTAGAAGGTGTGATTAAATGGTTTAGAGGTGATATGGATTTATTTTAAACTTATTAATTAACTAAAAGCCAcatgttacatgaaaatgaaattGGTAATAGTATGTTAGAAGGACCAAATAAGCAGGTAAAAACCGACATTGTACCCCCCATAAAGTAACAAAAAAAAGTTTATGGACTAATGAATAAATGTACAATATATTGTAGGGTTAATATGTTATTTCCccaataattaaatataatattttctaaatatcaataaataaaattgttaatttaGTGAACAATATGttcattttgttaaatttttGAAGATGATGGTTACTTTCCGGTTAGCTTTAATAAATTTGGTAACTTTAGTGATTAACTTTataacttattattatttttttataaacaatataacacaaaaaaatatttatgtGAAATTTACCAAATGGTTTTGAAATTATGTAAAATATACTCGAATTGTTTATAGTATCCTTCATGATAATAAACATGttgttgaaaaaaaattaaaaatctatGTTAAATAATATAACTTAAAGGTATATGGGAAGTGTTTTGAAGAGGATGATCCAGTGGTGCACCACGCAGCACACACGTAAAAGTTTTTAAGTGAAAAGTTTCCCAAAAAACAAACAGATGTCAAATACCAAGTGTTGCCCGGGTGATGCACGGCACAGCCAGAAGTTGTCAGAAATGGTTTTACTTAAAAAACTAACAGTACCTTAATCACCACAATAAAATAATGTATGTTCCACTTGGGGTTAGGATGATTACCTTGAGAGAATCTATAATGAATATATGGAATGGATGGTGATAGTCGATAAGatgttaccccccccccccccccccccctctccaaTGGGACGTGTATGGCCTTGCTCGACAGTCATAGACAGGAAGTGCTAGTCACCCCAAGCTAAATGAACAATACCTGCTAAAAATTGGTAAATTGTATCATGTAAGCGGCCCATGTCAATCTATCACAAAGCTCATGTGAGAGGTTAATCGCGAAATACTAGTAAATATAATGAAATTTTATGAAAATGTAAAACATTTACGAATACttgaattattattttttataaaaaatgataaaaaaaaatataataataaggtTTGAAATGAATCactattaatattaattttttttgtttggaaAAAGGTAAATAGCTTTGGAGATGGTGTAGTGTTCTAAATATAAATTCTAAACCACAAGTAATTATAAAATTAAGAAGTGtttgaataaaaaatatatacaaaaccaTGAAATTAAAATACTTATATGGAAATATCTATTTAAAGTATTTAACACTATTTTTTACCACCTATTATATCAAAAGTACCCTCTACTAGTCTACTTTTGCAAGTGTACAAAATGGTCAAATTTGATACTTTCGGAGAGTTCGGAAAGATCTTTTGAGATCGTAATATCAAACATCTTTATTTCCTTTCGGATCTCACTTTTTAGGATTCCAAAGGAATTTctttctattaataaattatgttGTTAGTTGTTACACTACAAGAAGGTTGATTTTGCCGACGTACCCTTTAGGAACGATGTATTGTCGCCGTTCAAAAAAAAAGCATAGGTGTTGTATTTACTAAATCCGTTGAAGAAGTCCACAAGCAAGATTTGAAGCAGCATTAAAGTTGCAAAAGCAATGTAACACAAATCAAATCTATTTGACCtttcttttccttttctttttggaGCATACCTATAGGCTGCGTGTGTGACTTTGTGTGATGCTTGAATGCAAAGATAATGAAAGAAAACACGTAGCTTTACTTAGATGTAAAGTTTTATTCTTCAAATTTTTAACGATATTTTTATAATATGGTGTATTTTATCTAAAATTTTTGCTAACAAGAACATAATATACATGTTGtaaaataatgatatttatcTTGATCTAATAAATAGAAAGaccaataagaaaaaaaaagtttctaACTCAGGATTTATTTGGTAAAGATAGAAAGTGGTTAATCTTTGTagtcgattttttttttttttttttttttttttttttttttttttgtaaacttaatatatttatgaaaacaaattaatctttttttaaaatgaaaatgaatATATAACTTCtagaatatataaaaaaaaaaaaataaatactatCCGAATTGTACACGGAAAACAACCATGATCGTAACTTGCTTGGAAAGTCATGCAATCATGGTGTGTACACTTTTTTCACTATTAACAAATACCAACTACTCTAGATGATGCATGCATGAGAAGAACCCTTCTAAAACACTGTATTTTTCTACCTTGCGCATCACTAATAAGAAGATTTTATATCTTTTTactatttaaattaattatttgacAAGTTTATTACTATTAAAGCATACTACATATATGAGATTTCTTGTCATTATTTTTTCCCTAAAATCATCTAAAAGGCACCGCAAATCACCAATTCGTTGTAGCCTAGGGATGAACATATGACAAAACCGGTACTGATCGATACCGTTCTTGATTTTCTGAAAATCAAACTTGATCGAAAGTCAATCTGGAGCATCGAACTGAATTAATATTACGATACCAAATCTCGGTACCGATACCAGTACCAGGAATGGTACCGGTTTTCGGTACTTTCATCGGGACCGAATCCCGAATTTCATGATTTTAAAGTATCAAGTATCATCCCATATTTTTAAGTTCGGTACGGTACCAATACGGGATCAGGAGTTGTTACTAACTAATCATCCCTATTTTGTCAGGGATACACAGCAAAACCATATTcgctatatttaattaatttatattatttcttttattttatattgtagatttagttaattttatattttaatattttaactaatcataattctttttaatttttaggTAAATTTTGATCTATatttttatgaacttttataaGTATATTGTATCCTTCTAAAACTTCAacttcaaattatatatatatatatatatatatatatatatatatatatatatatatatatatatatatatatatatatatatatatatatatatatatatagggttaggattaaatgtgaatgatatatattgtgtgaatgtatgataAGTTTTAGACCATTAGATTAGATTTATAAATGACTAAGATTATATGGTGTACCATAGTTACAATGGAACACAACACACATAaacatttctttttaataaaaaaaaactagaattaataatTATAAGGGTATAATTAACAATTTGATTAATTCTCAATATGAAAGTTGAGAGAATTAAGGAAAACATATTTATCtttattcaaaataattaatcgaTAAAAATGAAATCTAATTGTTTAGATATCTAATATTTGGTAATACGAATCATACTAGAGAATCGAATAATTCTCCCAATAAATAAAGAAGGAGGTCGGATAGagaagatcttgaagaagaatacgagttcattctttaagaatacaaGTTCATTTAAAAAATACACGTATATATAGAATAACATATCATGTTTTTTTAGAATACAAGGTCAACACATTCAAATATTTTTCCATTTCATTTCATATACtttttcattcttaaagaatataacttcattcaatatatatttataGAATTAACATTCTTAAGGaatacaaatatattttttaacaCAAAAATCTATACAACATTTTGACGAATATACACAACATTCTATactaaattctttaagaatttgttCGTGATATATATACTACATTCTTTGTTTAATATACAACATTCttgaaaaatatatacaaaaaatataatgtatattacattctttaataatatGTTTGTCAAATGGCCAAACTAAAATATGAAAACCCTACATTCTTCTTAATTGTTCTGTGTTTTTTATCACCTATGTTCATATTCAACCCGCCAACATTACCTGCAACATTCTTGAACATCAATCCTCTTTTTTCCAAtctttcattctttaagaatacaCCGGTTTCAATCTTTCATTCTTGCAGAACAACTGTATCATAAACTAGTTTTAGTCTTCCATTATTAAAGACTACAGAAACCCTGTTCATCATTGATTAGTGAACACAACCTTCAAAGAAGATTAGTAATAaaactcaaaaacaaaaaaattatacaaGTTTTGAGTTTTATAGCTTATTATCGAATAACTGaataaaaaaaacttgttatTCTAAAAAAATAACTTAATAGCCCCTCAATCAACAAGGTCTTAAGTtcacataattttttttaggAATGGAGTTGGAATCTGATCTTTCATGTTGGTTGGCTAGAAAGGAATAGAATTCAATCAAATtcctttttctatttttttatttgtaaGTTTATCAAAGAAATTGGATAGTAAACTATGCAAGAGGATCATGTTTGTGTCCTAACTGGTTTATCATATGAGGACAATTTGGtcttttaataaaaaacataaagAATCGAATTCAAGAAAGATTATTCTTCAGTAATAGTTAAGACAACAAAACAATCATAACAATCAACcaatataaacaatattttaACTAGGATTCTACACCAAATCAGGTGGCGTTTACTTAAAAATGATCCACACCAGATCAGATGATATGTCAAGGTCTATACAGAACCAAGACGAATAAAGAAAACATGTAAAATAGGAAAGTAAGGGCAATAATATACATATCAGGTAAGAAGATGCAATGAAACAAGACTAGCAAATAAAATGTTTATCAAAACAAGAAGCAGTGAGTACAAGAAAAAGGAACAAGTAGAAAGGATAGAAAAGATTACATAATCTCTGGAATAAAAGATAAATGTTGCAGATATTAGAAGAAAGATCCAAAAGCGCCCAAAATGGGGAAGAAAGGAATTAAAAATGAACATTGTAAATTGAGTATTTTTCTTAAAACTGATGAATAAAGATGAGTTACAAGGCCATATTCTTCATCTTGAAATTGATGTGCGAGTCTGGAAATCAAAATCCATCCCTGTCACGCAGGGCTAAGAAAAAAGCAGTGGGGGAGGGGGGTCACTGCTATCAACGTGAGCAAGTTTTACAAAGAATTTACGATATAATCCACATATAAATAGGAATATAAGCAAAAACGATGTCTTAAAAAGAGAGTGGGAGTGATAAGAAGAGGAAAAAAACCCGAAAGAGGAGCCCACCCCTTTCTTTTTCTCTACCTCATTGCGTTGTTCTCCCTCTATCACAAACCGGAACCAACACCCCTCTTCTTATCTCTTTTTCCCGATTTCAGGTGTTGTAGATGGCTGGTGAAAGGATGACATGATGATGGTACCAGTGGTGGTCCAATGATGGTGTTTTGCGTCTTTGGAGACGGAAGTCGAAGGCATGAGATGTCGTTCTTCCACCTTTTCTTCTGATATGCTTGAATCCCAATTTATCCCAGAAGAACCTCCCAAAATTAGGTCGATGTTA is part of the Lactuca sativa cultivar Salinas chromosome 7, Lsat_Salinas_v11, whole genome shotgun sequence genome and harbors:
- the LOC111881386 gene encoding uncharacterized protein LOC111881386; this translates as MDPYAAAPTYPPPPSAQIQPPTQDPYLYNQPQPYPYYPPQIPQQQYPNPNPVYQPHPEQEPAPIHPPGVPVQNDPNHIAAYQQGYAQPHFQNDPYYQQQQQPQPQPQPQQLSYPDAGMVHQGQHQWQPQGQTGEFGLTALYPPNGQGQFSGSGRGTGRGGFRGGGQGRGRGKGRSGKITTEPKPRAMAWCELCRVDCNTLEILENHRNGKKHKKNLKIQEDLQKLAAKTQESQIPPAPESEQQQNQNGLKRKTREVERKPVEAVKKQKEIVPFICELCDVKCESGPTFDSHLKGKKHVFNLQRFQEQQATLGQAALQALYPALEALYPALLQTVTQNTNASTSTPLDHQLLQWLQSYLAQTGSAILPQGPGPVPVPGPSFGPLGPTQEGPVPVPGPGFVVPGPTQEGPKEVTGTQVEPVKETEIKIEEKVGPESGAGQVELNRAEPEQEQEPKPEEEAKVEPKAEEAKQ